A single region of the Patescibacteria group bacterium genome encodes:
- a CDS encoding ribonuclease HI family protein, translating to MKKLLVHTDGGARGNPGPSGIGVYITDESGAVVLEHSRYIGETTNNQAEYTAVIDALEHCKTLGAEEVGFFLDSELVVRQLNRQYKVRDAGLAPLFMRVWNLSVSFRKLTFTHVRREFNKNADRLVNEAIDRHLAAK from the coding sequence ATGAAAAAATTATTGGTACACACTGACGGAGGAGCGCGCGGCAATCCGGGTCCGTCCGGCATCGGCGTCTACATCACGGACGAGTCCGGAGCCGTCGTCCTGGAGCATTCGCGTTATATCGGTGAGACGACCAACAACCAGGCCGAGTATACCGCCGTCATCGACGCGCTCGAGCATTGCAAGACCCTCGGCGCCGAAGAGGTCGGATTCTTTCTGGATTCCGAGTTGGTCGTCCGCCAGCTGAACCGCCAGTATAAAGTGCGCGACGCCGGCCTCGCGCCGCTGTTCATGCGGGTCTGGAACTTGTCCGTGAGTTTCCGCAAGCTGACTTTCACTCACGTGCGGCGCGAATTCAACAAGAACGCCGATCGCCTGGTCAACGAAGCCATTGACCGCCACTTGGCCGCGAAATGA
- the recJ gene encoding single-stranded-DNA-specific exonuclease RecJ yields MTRMRWQVASPPDAEMRARFPELDPIAVQLLWNRGLRTQEQVDEFLLPDYGQDVHDPFLLRDMRRACERIWTAFERREKIVVYSDYDADGVTGAAVLVSTLRAAAARFGLDGNALVASYIPHREKEGYGLRIPAVEELCSQGMKLLVTVDCGISSAAEIARAKELGVEAIVVDHHHVPEVLPDCLILHPGVPGENYPFKHLAAVGVAFKFACGLIRFAAEKGSPFETGFDKWLLDLVAIATVTDFMPLVGENRTLEKYGLVVLNKTRRPGLRKLIELAGLEPGRIDTVSVGYYIGPRINAASRMEHAATAFETVMAATDEEAAVLAARLDKLNSDRQRYTESIMVEANKLLVGAGDDLVQVLAGDGWSAGIVGLVAGKLADRAGRPAFVFGREGDRFVGSGRGIEGFDMMAGLERAKGYLARFGGHYGACGLTIEGEKNYQEFGRSIKDYAREVLAGRDLRPTLEIDAELAPSQANWELIGWLQKFEPFGEGNAQPRFLMRGLAITSVDTVGKSGQHLRLGARGDGARELKLIGFGMAADALPVVVPGARLDAVVEVSVNEWNGNKSIQLRLVDWCLAGSDKAAAADCAVPRGLDLEPSK; encoded by the coding sequence ATGACTCGCATGCGCTGGCAGGTCGCTTCGCCGCCGGACGCGGAGATGCGGGCCCGGTTCCCGGAACTGGATCCGATCGCGGTCCAGCTGCTTTGGAATCGCGGCCTGCGCACCCAGGAGCAGGTCGATGAATTTCTGTTGCCGGATTATGGCCAGGATGTCCATGATCCGTTTTTGCTGCGCGACATGCGCCGCGCCTGCGAACGCATCTGGACGGCTTTTGAACGCCGGGAGAAGATCGTCGTGTACAGCGATTATGACGCCGACGGCGTGACCGGCGCCGCGGTCCTGGTCTCGACTTTGCGCGCGGCCGCTGCGCGTTTCGGTCTCGACGGCAACGCGCTCGTCGCGAGTTACATCCCGCACCGCGAGAAGGAGGGGTACGGCCTGCGGATACCGGCGGTCGAGGAACTTTGTAGCCAGGGGATGAAGCTGCTTGTGACCGTCGATTGCGGCATCAGCTCGGCCGCCGAGATCGCCCGCGCCAAAGAGCTGGGCGTCGAGGCTATCGTCGTCGATCATCATCACGTGCCGGAGGTCCTGCCGGATTGCCTGATCCTGCATCCCGGGGTTCCGGGCGAGAATTATCCTTTCAAACACCTGGCCGCGGTCGGCGTCGCTTTCAAGTTCGCCTGCGGTCTCATCCGTTTCGCGGCCGAGAAAGGTTCGCCTTTCGAGACGGGTTTCGACAAATGGCTGCTCGATCTCGTCGCCATCGCCACGGTCACGGATTTCATGCCGCTCGTGGGCGAGAACCGGACGCTGGAGAAATACGGACTGGTCGTGTTGAACAAGACGCGGCGGCCGGGACTCAGGAAGCTCATCGAACTCGCCGGTCTTGAGCCGGGCCGCATCGACACCGTGTCCGTCGGTTATTATATCGGCCCGCGCATCAACGCGGCTTCGCGGATGGAACACGCCGCGACCGCTTTCGAGACCGTCATGGCCGCGACTGATGAAGAGGCCGCTGTGCTGGCTGCGCGGCTGGATAAGCTGAATTCCGACCGCCAGCGTTATACCGAGAGCATCATGGTCGAGGCGAACAAGCTGCTCGTCGGCGCCGGGGACGATCTGGTCCAGGTCCTGGCCGGCGACGGCTGGTCGGCCGGCATTGTGGGGCTCGTCGCGGGAAAACTCGCGGATCGCGCCGGACGCCCGGCTTTCGTGTTCGGCCGCGAGGGCGACCGGTTCGTCGGGTCCGGCCGCGGCATCGAAGGTTTTGACATGATGGCCGGTCTCGAGCGCGCTAAAGGATATCTCGCCAGATTCGGCGGCCATTACGGGGCCTGCGGTCTGACCATTGAAGGCGAAAAGAATTATCAGGAGTTCGGACGATCCATCAAGGATTACGCGCGAGAGGTCCTGGCTGGCCGTGATCTGCGGCCGACGCTCGAGATCGACGCGGAACTCGCGCCGTCTCAGGCGAACTGGGAATTGATCGGCTGGCTCCAGAAGTTCGAACCGTTCGGCGAAGGCAACGCGCAGCCGCGCTTCCTGATGCGCGGACTCGCGATCACGTCGGTCGACACGGTGGGCAAGAGCGGCCAGCACCTGCGCCTCGGCGCGCGCGGCGATGGTGCGCGGGAACTGAAGCTCATCGGTTTCGGCATGGCCGCCGACGCCCTGCCGGTCGTCGTTCCCGGCGCACGTCTGGACGCGGTCGTCGAAGTCTCGGTCAATGAATGGAACGGCAACAAGAGCATCCAGTTGCGGCTCGTCGACTGGTGCTTGGCCGGATCGGACAAGGCTGCCGCCGCGGATTGCGCCGTGCCGCGCGGACTCGATCTCGAACCCAGCAAATAA
- the lepA gene encoding translation elongation factor 4, with translation MNNVRNFCIIAHIDHGKSTLADRLLEVTGTVAKRDMRAQILDSMDLERERGITIKLTPVRMNYAAKDGQKYVLNLIDTPGHVDFNYEVSRSLAAVEGAILLVDATQGVQAQTIGNLYLALDQDLAIIPVVNKIDQPTAEPERARDEIVHLLGCRPEEVIFASGKTGAGVEQILEDVIAKVPPPVGDDKKPLRALVFDSTYDVYKGVVAHIRVVDGTLGRDDKMHLPATSVTSGVIEVGHFVPKMKTVDRLVAGDIGYVVAGLKDIESCRVGDTMTVPDHRELGVQILPGYKEVMPMVFAGIFPSEGNEFEKLRDAMLKLKLSDAALTFTPDHQSALGFGFRVGLLGLLHLEIVQERLRREHDLNIVVTVPSVAYHVTKTDSQVLTIKSPLDLPDRSQIRSIEEPWVKTDIITPREHIGNIMALVQEKRGLYKNTEYLTGNANSAGRVLLHYDIPLSSILVDFYDKLKSVSSGYASLNYEFLDYRPAEVVRLDILVAGEPVEALATIAYEDSAQRVGRRICETLKESLPRQQFEIKIQASIGGKIVAAERIAPFRKDVADLSGGDWTRKMKLLQKQKKGKKRMMSQGRVEIPPEAFLAVLRKKD, from the coding sequence ATGAATAACGTCCGGAATTTCTGCATCATCGCGCATATCGACCATGGCAAGTCCACGCTCGCGGACCGGCTTTTGGAAGTCACGGGGACAGTCGCCAAGCGCGACATGCGCGCGCAGATCCTCGATTCCATGGACCTGGAGCGCGAACGCGGCATCACCATCAAACTCACGCCGGTGCGGATGAACTATGCCGCCAAGGACGGACAGAAGTACGTCCTGAACCTGATCGACACGCCCGGCCACGTGGATTTCAATTACGAAGTTTCGCGCTCGCTCGCGGCCGTCGAAGGCGCGATCCTGCTCGTCGATGCGACTCAGGGCGTCCAGGCTCAGACCATCGGCAATCTGTATCTCGCACTCGATCAGGATTTGGCGATCATTCCGGTCGTGAACAAGATCGATCAACCCACCGCCGAACCCGAACGCGCGCGTGACGAGATCGTCCATCTTTTGGGCTGCCGGCCCGAGGAGGTCATCTTCGCTTCCGGCAAGACCGGGGCCGGCGTCGAACAGATCCTCGAAGACGTGATCGCCAAAGTCCCGCCGCCTGTGGGCGACGACAAGAAGCCGTTGCGGGCGCTCGTCTTTGATTCGACCTACGACGTCTACAAAGGCGTGGTCGCTCATATCCGCGTGGTCGACGGTACTTTGGGCCGGGACGACAAGATGCATCTGCCGGCCACTTCGGTCACGAGCGGCGTGATCGAGGTCGGACATTTCGTGCCGAAGATGAAGACCGTCGACCGCCTCGTCGCCGGCGACATCGGTTACGTCGTCGCCGGACTCAAGGATATCGAATCCTGCCGCGTCGGCGACACGATGACCGTCCCGGATCATCGGGAGCTCGGCGTCCAAATCCTGCCGGGTTACAAGGAAGTGATGCCGATGGTCTTTGCCGGCATCTTCCCGAGCGAGGGCAATGAATTCGAAAAATTGCGCGACGCGATGCTGAAGTTGAAGCTGAGCGACGCCGCGCTGACCTTCACGCCGGATCACCAGTCCGCGCTCGGCTTCGGTTTCCGCGTCGGCCTGCTGGGCCTCCTGCACCTGGAGATCGTCCAGGAACGCCTGCGCCGCGAGCACGATCTCAATATCGTCGTGACCGTGCCATCCGTGGCTTATCACGTCACGAAGACCGACAGCCAGGTCCTGACCATCAAGAGCCCGCTCGACCTGCCGGACCGCTCGCAGATCCGTTCGATCGAAGAGCCGTGGGTCAAGACCGACATCATCACGCCGCGCGAGCACATCGGCAACATCATGGCGCTCGTGCAGGAGAAGCGCGGCCTCTACAAGAACACCGAGTATCTGACCGGCAACGCCAACTCCGCCGGCCGCGTCCTGCTCCATTACGACATCCCGCTCTCTTCGATCCTCGTCGACTTCTATGATAAATTGAAGAGCGTCTCGTCGGGCTATGCTTCGCTGAACTACGAGTTCCTGGATTATCGCCCGGCCGAGGTCGTGCGGCTCGATATCCTGGTCGCCGGCGAGCCGGTCGAGGCTCTCGCGACCATCGCCTACGAGGATTCCGCCCAGCGCGTCGGCCGCCGCATCTGCGAAACGCTCAAGGAATCGCTGCCGCGCCAGCAGTTCGAGATCAAGATCCAGGCTTCGATCGGCGGCAAGATCGTCGCGGCCGAACGCATCGCGCCTTTCCGCAAGGATGTCGCGGATCTCTCGGGCGGCGACTGGACCCGCAAGATGAAGCTCTTGCAGAAACAGAAGAAGGGCAAGAAGCGGATGATGTCGCAGGGCCGGGTCGAGATCCCGCCCGAAGCCTTCCTCGCCGTGCTGAGGAAGAAGGATTGA
- a CDS encoding acetate kinase, whose product MILVINSGSSSLKFKLFSPALKELAGGLIERIGLGDSFFEYKVNGDKKRSDYPAGVADHKAGLKEVFAALRAGGYDPKKIRAVGHRMVHGGEEFTAPTVITPAVLKRLRKYNRLAPLHNPANLSGIDSCRALMPWVKNVAVFDTAFYRTIPGRAFMYALPWEYYAKHRIRKYGFHGISHRYVTEEAARLLEKPYSKLRLISCHLGSGSSITAVKFGKAIETTMGFTPLEGLTMSTRCGDIDPAIPLYLIRTFKLTEAEVDDILNKKSGLLGISGFKDLRDVLVAAGHKIPGYAFPGRVTVEQKKRSQLALEMYCYDAARYIASFAGIMGGVDAVIFTAGVGERSQIVRDMVLSMVDIPWKHKILVVPTNEELMIAKETRGVLK is encoded by the coding sequence ATGATCCTCGTCATCAACTCCGGCAGCTCCAGTCTGAAATTCAAATTGTTCAGCCCGGCGCTCAAGGAATTAGCCGGCGGCCTAATCGAACGCATTGGCCTCGGTGATTCTTTTTTCGAATACAAGGTCAACGGCGACAAGAAGAGGAGTGACTATCCGGCGGGCGTCGCCGATCACAAGGCCGGTCTCAAGGAAGTTTTCGCGGCTTTGCGCGCTGGTGGCTATGATCCGAAAAAGATCCGCGCCGTCGGCCACCGCATGGTGCATGGCGGCGAGGAATTCACCGCGCCGACGGTCATCACGCCAGCCGTGCTGAAGCGCCTCCGGAAGTACAACCGGTTGGCGCCGCTCCACAATCCGGCCAACCTTTCCGGCATCGATTCCTGCCGAGCGCTCATGCCCTGGGTGAAGAACGTCGCGGTTTTCGACACCGCTTTCTATCGGACCATTCCCGGCCGCGCTTTCATGTACGCGCTGCCGTGGGAGTATTACGCGAAGCACCGGATCCGCAAGTACGGTTTTCACGGCATCTCGCACCGCTACGTCACTGAAGAGGCGGCGCGGCTCCTGGAGAAGCCGTATTCGAAACTACGCCTGATCTCCTGCCATCTCGGCTCCGGCTCGTCGATCACGGCGGTGAAATTCGGGAAAGCGATCGAGACTACTATGGGTTTCACGCCGCTCGAAGGCCTGACCATGTCCACGCGTTGCGGCGACATCGATCCGGCCATTCCGCTCTATCTCATCCGCACGTTCAAACTGACCGAGGCCGAAGTTGACGACATCCTGAACAAGAAGTCTGGCCTCCTGGGGATCAGCGGCTTCAAGGATCTGCGCGACGTGCTGGTCGCGGCCGGTCACAAGATCCCGGGCTACGCGTTTCCGGGCCGCGTCACCGTCGAACAGAAAAAACGTTCGCAGCTGGCGCTGGAGATGTATTGTTATGACGCCGCGCGTTATATCGCGTCCTTCGCCGGCATCATGGGCGGCGTCGACGCCGTCATCTTTACGGCCGGCGTGGGGGAGCGTAGTCAGATCGTCAGGGACATGGTCCTTTCGATGGTCGATATCCCGTGGAAACATAAGATACTGGTCGTACCGACGAACGAAGAATTGATGATCGCGAAGGAGACGAGGGGAGTTTTGAAATAG
- the pduL gene encoding phosphate propanoyltransferase yields the protein MKPELRRVRAEVSARHLHLSQADQDKLFGSGHQMKIIKDLSQRGQWAAEETLVIRGPKGEFKIRALGPCRSQTQIELSRTDCFALGVPAALRLSGDLQGTPGCKLVGPKGEIDLAEGVIVPLRHIHISDAQANERGLKNGDKVRVRLPGVRSTVFEEVNIRVHPTFDLALHLDTDEGNAAWADMKGGEGEIVE from the coding sequence ATGAAACCGGAACTCCGCAGGGTCAGGGCCGAAGTGTCAGCCCGCCATCTTCATCTCAGCCAGGCCGACCAGGATAAGCTGTTCGGTTCAGGCCATCAGATGAAGATCATCAAGGATCTGTCGCAACGCGGGCAGTGGGCCGCCGAGGAGACGCTGGTCATCCGGGGCCCCAAAGGCGAGTTCAAGATCCGCGCTCTCGGTCCGTGCCGCAGTCAGACGCAGATCGAATTGTCGCGCACTGATTGTTTCGCGCTGGGTGTGCCGGCCGCGCTTCGGCTCTCGGGCGATCTCCAGGGAACGCCGGGCTGCAAGCTTGTGGGTCCGAAGGGCGAGATCGATCTGGCGGAAGGCGTCATCGTGCCGCTGCGCCACATCCATATTTCCGACGCCCAGGCCAACGAACGCGGGCTCAAGAACGGCGACAAGGTCCGGGTCCGCCTTCCCGGCGTCAGATCGACCGTCTTCGAAGAGGTGAATATCCGCGTCCATCCGACTTTCGATCTCGCGCTGCATCTCGACACCGACGAGGGTAACGCCGCCTGGGCGGACATGAAGGGCGGCGAGGGAGAAATCGTTGAATAG
- a CDS encoding 4Fe-4S binding protein has protein sequence MADKNQKENRDLARFRPRVAENAKVKATRFLGLCKSCGECVVKCPVKCISWDKEELGQLGEAAITIDIEKCIACETCEQICPDFAIEITKKEIKK, from the coding sequence ATGGCTGACAAGAATCAGAAAGAGAATCGCGACCTGGCCCGGTTCCGGCCGCGGGTCGCGGAGAACGCCAAGGTCAAGGCGACGCGGTTCCTCGGGCTCTGTAAGAGCTGTGGCGAGTGCGTCGTGAAGTGTCCAGTGAAATGCATCTCCTGGGACAAAGAAGAGCTTGGCCAGTTGGGCGAAGCGGCCATCACCATCGACATCGAGAAATGCATCGCCTGCGAGACCTGCGAGCAGATCTGTCCGGATTTCGCGATCGAGATAACCAAGAAAGAGATCAAGAAATAA
- a CDS encoding 2-oxoacid:acceptor oxidoreductase family protein, which translates to MTEPYKIIICGEGGQGALSVAEIIATAAWLQGKHAVCMPFFSTEKRGGVSMAYVQISDDRIPFPKFNKADLWVVLSQRSIERIYDYLQDGTRIVVNSYLVKDLSRIEKWKPQAIDATTIARSQFQKPRTFNMIIMGAMLRSIPDLGLKAFGQALEKVFGEKYERDPAMRDLNQKALQAGYDLIK; encoded by the coding sequence ATGACCGAACCGTACAAGATCATCATCTGCGGCGAGGGCGGCCAGGGCGCATTGTCCGTGGCCGAGATCATCGCGACCGCGGCCTGGCTCCAGGGCAAGCACGCCGTCTGCATGCCGTTCTTCAGCACGGAGAAGCGCGGCGGCGTCTCCATGGCCTACGTCCAGATCTCCGACGACCGCATCCCGTTCCCAAAGTTCAACAAGGCCGATCTCTGGGTCGTGCTCTCGCAGCGTTCCATCGAACGCATCTACGATTACCTGCAGGACGGCACGCGGATCGTGGTGAACAGCTACCTCGTCAAGGATCTGAGCCGCATCGAGAAGTGGAAGCCGCAGGCGATCGACGCCACGACCATCGCGCGGAGCCAGTTCCAGAAGCCGCGCACGTTCAACATGATCATCATGGGCGCGATGCTGCGGTCCATTCCGGACCTGGGACTCAAGGCTTTCGGCCAGGCGCTCGAGAAGGTCTTCGGCGAGAAGTATGAACGCGATCCCGCGATGCGCGACCTGAATCAGAAGGCGCTTCAGGCCGGTTACGACCTGATCAAATAA
- a CDS encoding thiamine pyrophosphate-dependent enzyme: MNENIMDQAVKSAFPKCVRVDSKPHIFCPGCGHPEVLKALGFAIDDLGLQSKVAFGVDIGCSLLAWDFFNLDTIETHHGRTIPTMVGFKRANPAGVAIAYVGDGGGYAIGLSHVINAAIRNENILVIVVNNAVYAMTGGQEAPTTLQGMKVKTAPCGADQYHINAPEIIRNVNPTAFVARSITTIQFGLRKMLKDALQHQLDGKGFAFVEVLSQCPLNWKTLDKPQETFDFLEKTLAKAYPVKKY; this comes from the coding sequence ATGAATGAAAATATCATGGACCAAGCGGTCAAGTCGGCCTTTCCGAAGTGCGTCCGGGTCGATTCCAAGCCGCACATCTTCTGTCCCGGCTGCGGACACCCCGAGGTGCTCAAAGCGCTCGGTTTCGCCATCGACGACCTCGGCCTGCAGTCCAAGGTCGCGTTCGGCGTGGACATCGGCTGCTCGCTCCTGGCCTGGGATTTCTTCAATCTCGACACCATTGAGACCCATCACGGACGGACCATTCCGACGATGGTCGGTTTCAAGCGGGCGAATCCCGCCGGGGTCGCGATCGCTTACGTCGGCGACGGCGGCGGTTACGCCATCGGCCTCAGTCACGTCATCAACGCTGCCATCCGCAACGAGAACATCCTGGTCATCGTCGTGAACAACGCGGTCTACGCCATGACCGGCGGCCAGGAGGCGCCGACCACGCTCCAGGGCATGAAGGTCAAGACCGCGCCCTGCGGCGCCGACCAGTACCACATCAACGCGCCGGAGATCATCCGCAACGTCAACCCGACCGCCTTCGTCGCGCGCAGCATCACCACGATCCAGTTCGGCCTGCGCAAGATGCTCAAGGACGCGCTCCAGCATCAGCTCGACGGCAAGGGTTTCGCTTTCGTCGAGGTCCTGTCGCAGTGCCCGCTGAACTGGAAGACGCTCGACAAGCCGCAGGAAACTTTCGATTTCCTCGAGAAGACGCTGGCTAAGGCGTATCCGGTCAAGAAATATTGA
- a CDS encoding ferredoxin oxidoreductase: MAEKKFIIGNEALGRAARAAGARAFYGYPITPTSEIAHFWAKEACSEAGKKDNLVFLQAEDEIGAGFMLVGGVLAGTRSFTATAGPGHILMQDAFSMAEAMRFPVVAYIMQRGGPSTSTVIYSQQEVNLAVFGGNGNGYRIVYSPATLQELYDYGIKVFNIAWKYRFPTFLLGDGYLAKMMGEVEIYAPEERGIKMEPTEAYLLEKNRTRPLAEVMPSPEIAQRIAEDGVQYDCFRNCLNLEEETLAVNMEIKAAFDAAAKDIVEFQEYGAPEAATLIVAHGIVSEAAKAAIDALGGKSARLFRPITLRPFPVEELRRAAKGAERIIVAESADNMLARFVKDALCGYISRPVEEYFRPSIGILPSEIAALVGK; the protein is encoded by the coding sequence ATGGCTGAAAAGAAATTCATCATCGGTAACGAAGCGCTCGGTCGCGCCGCCCGGGCCGCGGGCGCGCGAGCTTTCTACGGCTACCCGATCACGCCGACCTCCGAGATCGCCCATTTCTGGGCCAAAGAGGCTTGTTCCGAGGCGGGCAAGAAAGACAACCTGGTTTTCCTGCAGGCCGAAGACGAGATCGGCGCGGGCTTCATGCTCGTAGGCGGCGTGCTCGCGGGGACGCGCTCGTTCACGGCTACGGCCGGTCCCGGACACATTCTGATGCAGGACGCGTTCTCCATGGCCGAAGCCATGCGCTTTCCGGTCGTCGCTTACATCATGCAGCGCGGCGGACCGTCGACCTCGACTGTCATTTATTCCCAGCAAGAGGTCAATCTCGCCGTCTTCGGCGGCAACGGCAATGGCTACCGCATCGTCTATTCTCCGGCCACTCTGCAGGAGCTCTACGATTACGGCATCAAGGTCTTCAACATCGCCTGGAAATACCGCTTCCCGACCTTTCTCCTGGGCGACGGCTATCTGGCCAAGATGATGGGCGAGGTCGAGATCTACGCGCCCGAGGAGCGGGGGATCAAGATGGAGCCGACCGAGGCCTACCTGCTCGAGAAGAACCGCACGCGGCCGCTCGCCGAGGTCATGCCATCGCCGGAGATTGCGCAGCGGATAGCCGAGGATGGCGTGCAGTACGACTGTTTCCGCAACTGCCTGAATCTTGAAGAGGAGACGCTCGCTGTGAACATGGAGATCAAAGCCGCTTTCGACGCCGCGGCCAAAGATATCGTCGAATTCCAGGAGTACGGCGCGCCGGAAGCCGCGACGCTCATCGTCGCGCACGGCATCGTCTCCGAAGCCGCCAAGGCCGCGATCGACGCGCTCGGCGGCAAGAGCGCCCGGCTGTTCCGGCCGATCACGCTCCGGCCGTTCCCGGTCGAGGAATTGCGCCGCGCGGCCAAGGGTGCCGAGCGGATCATTGTCGCGGAGTCGGCTGACAACATGCTCGCCCGGTTCGTGAAGGACGCGCTGTGCGGCTACATCAGCAGACCGGTCGAGGAATATTTCCGGCCCTCCATCGGCATCCTGCCGTCGGAGATCGCGGCGCTCGTCGGCAAATAA
- a CDS encoding glycosyltransferase, whose amino-acid sequence MLSVIIPTYNESTYLPLLLRSIQAQNHKDFEVIVADAHSTDDTREIAKSFGARVVDGGMPGAGRNRGAAAAQGEVLLFLDADVILPDPWFLQMTVAEFEKRKLGVATCKVKPMSDRKVDKVFHAAFNYFMWVTQATTPHAPGFCIFARKDVHEKLKGFDEEIRFAEDHDYVNRASKISKFGILKTYEIPVSVRRFERDGRLNIAVKYLLSEVYLRTKGNIKDDTFNYTFGHSTKNDGEKKKGFGRWRRARKQK is encoded by the coding sequence ATGCTTTCAGTCATCATTCCGACGTATAACGAATCGACTTATCTGCCGCTCCTGCTGCGCTCGATCCAGGCGCAGAACCACAAGGACTTCGAGGTCATCGTGGCGGACGCCCATTCGACCGATGATACCCGCGAGATCGCCAAGTCGTTCGGCGCGCGCGTGGTCGACGGCGGCATGCCGGGCGCGGGGCGCAATCGCGGCGCCGCGGCGGCCCAGGGCGAGGTCCTGCTGTTCCTTGACGCCGACGTCATCCTGCCCGACCCGTGGTTCCTGCAGATGACCGTGGCCGAGTTCGAGAAACGCAAGCTCGGCGTCGCGACCTGCAAGGTCAAGCCGATGTCCGACCGCAAGGTCGACAAGGTTTTCCACGCGGCTTTCAATTATTTCATGTGGGTGACGCAGGCGACGACGCCGCATGCGCCCGGTTTCTGCATCTTCGCGCGCAAAGACGTGCACGAAAAGCTCAAGGGATTCGATGAGGAGATCCGCTTCGCCGAGGATCATGATTACGTGAACCGGGCTTCGAAGATCTCCAAGTTCGGCATCCTCAAGACCTACGAGATCCCGGTCTCGGTGCGGCGCTTCGAGCGCGACGGTCGGTTGAACATCGCCGTGAAATACCTCTTGAGCGAGGTCTATCTGCGGACCAAGGGCAATATCAAGGACGACACTTTCAATTACACTTTCGGCCATTCCACGAAGAACGATGGCGAGAAGAAAAAAGGCTTTGGCCGCTGGCGCCGCGCGCGCAAGCAAAAATGA
- a CDS encoding RNA methyltransferase: MKDDLVLVLDNIRSLYNVGSMFRTADGFGVAKIYLCGITGTPEQHGVQKVALGAERTVPWEHRARTWSVVEELRRRGYRVVGLELASGAIALPGAREKFPLALVVGNEIRGLTPALRRRLDAVLEIPMLGAKNSFNVAVAAGIALYHLRHIGPRAAGDRSGG, from the coding sequence ATGAAAGACGATCTGGTCCTGGTCCTGGATAATATCCGCAGCCTCTACAATGTCGGGTCGATGTTCCGCACGGCCGACGGTTTCGGCGTGGCCAAGATCTATCTTTGCGGCATCACCGGAACGCCGGAACAGCATGGCGTCCAGAAGGTCGCGCTCGGAGCCGAGCGGACCGTGCCATGGGAACATCGCGCCCGCACCTGGAGCGTGGTCGAGGAGTTGCGCCGCCGCGGCTACCGGGTCGTCGGCCTGGAGCTGGCGTCCGGCGCAATCGCTCTGCCCGGCGCCCGGGAAAAATTCCCGCTCGCGCTCGTGGTCGGCAACGAGATCCGGGGGCTCACTCCGGCGCTGCGCCGCCGGCTGGACGCCGTTCTTGAGATTCCGATGCTCGGCGCCAAGAATTCCTTCAACGTCGCCGTGGCCGCCGGCATCGCGCTCTATCATCTCCGGCATATCGGTCCGCGCGCGGCCGGAGACCGCTCAGGTGGATAA